In Spirochaetota bacterium, the genomic window GCGAAAAATACACATTGGGGAAAAAATCATAAAACACATGCGTATGAACATGCAATGTATCAATTGCAGCACCAGCAAATGCACAAAAGAAGCCCAATGAAGGGAATAAAAGGTATTTATAGTTTCGTTGAACAATCATATCAGTGATAACGGCAATTATACTGTAAACAATATATATTCCCAGCAATCCATCCCTAAGTGCATAAAGGATGCCTTCCTGCCCTCTTCCGTAATCCGCTTCATAATGCATCCAGGTTGTTTTTGGTTTTGTCAGAGAAATAAAAAGATCAGGATATAGATATGCACATAATGCCACAATAACAGCATATGCCAGACCCACATATGCCAGCACCTCATTTAATTTTTGCCAACGCTTATTCAGAATAAGCAATTTATTTAATGAATAAGGAAGAGCAAAGAGATAGAAAAGCCCTGAAACCTGTTCTAAACGGTGGAAGTGAACAGATACAGAGCGATTATGCAGCCATCCGCCAAACGACAAAATCATTGTTTCACTGCCAACAAACAGCATTCCCAAAAAAGCAAAGAACGCAACAGCAAAATATAGCGAATTCTTATATCGCCAGTACATATACACATATAAAATAAATCCACCAAGAAGTATTCCAAAACAAATTGGCGGCAATAAAAACTGAACCAGGCTAACAGGCACTTCAAAACTCATACTCTTCCTTTTTTAATTATTATTTATTTCTTATTTAACTTCAAATCTCACCATCGTTACAACGTTACTCGTTGATAGGATAACATCAAAATACTTATCTGGTTCTAAATATGTTATCCTAGTCCGTCCATCATTTAATGGAACCTCTTCTTCAGGTGTCCCCATAATTTTGAGTACCTGGTCTTTGGTCATACCAATATTTATATTTCTGATCTTTCCACCTTTCCATTCCGGATAAAACAGTACCTGTCGTATCATTTCCCTGTGGAACACAAAACCAAACTGCAGGTAATCAAAGATAATGTAATCTTCTTCTTTAGTTGGGCCCCTGTCAATATGCATTTTGATTGGAACGCCATACTTACAAAAAACCTTTGAGTGACGCGCACCAAGCTGATCAATTAATTCATCTGCTGATGGTGTTTTGTCTGCAGCAATAAAAATGAAAGCTATCGCCACAACGGCCATTACGCCTAATGCACGCTTCATATGAAGCCTCCTTAAAATTTTATTATAGTAAACAACATATTCAAGTATTGTGCCATATATGATTATTAAAAGCAAGTAATAATTTTTATTTTTTTGGCGATAGTTACTGTTCAAAAATTTAAAGGTGTCAGAGCAATTCAACATGGAATCATGTCATTGCAAGGAGTCCCCTTGTAACGACGAAGCAATCCCTTATTGGATATCTTCCCAGTGACGTTTAATTACCCTCATTGTGAGCCTTCATAAAGTCATATCAAACCAAACTCACTGTTTTAACAACTATTTTGATTAACTTACTCAGTAACTATCGCACAAATTTTATTTTGTAAATTTCATAATATTAGTCTTGACTAATTATATTATGTTCAGTAATTTGTATTGTAGTATATATATAATTATAATAGATAAAATGTGATGTTGCCATGAAAATGAGACGAAGACAGGGAAACCCTTTTAATGTTAGTGATTACACCAATACCTCTGGTGATATCCCACTTTCGCCCAATATGGAAGATTATATGGAAAACATCTCAATGCTTTTAAAAGAGCATGATGTTGTCCGTGTTAAAGATATTGCTAAAAAACTCAATATAAAGATGCCCAGCGTAACCGCTGCATTGCAAAAGCTTAAGGAAAAAGGACTTGTTGATTATGAAAAATACGGGCATGTGCAACTTACTGATAAAGGCAAAGAGGTGGCCAACACCATCTATGAAAAGCATTCTTTTCTTACAGAGTTTTTTAAAGATATACTCAGCATGGATACACATGAAGCAGAACAACAGGCCTGCAAATTAGAGCATCATCTAAGCAATGACGCCAGTAACCGTATGCAGCGTTTTGTGGAATTTTATAAGCAGGAACAACTTGATGGCCAGCAATGGATTACAAGGCTTGATAGCGTACTGGAAGAAAAGCGCTTAAGTGAGCTCAAAGAAGGCGAAAAAGCAGAAATTATACGGATATTAGGGAGTGGTCCTTTAAAAAAGCGCTTGCTTGAAATGGGATTCAGAAAAGGCGAAATCATTCACGTTATAAAATATGCACCATTGAAAGATCCTATTGAAATTTCAATTAAGGATTTTTTACTTTCTATTCGTGTTGAAGAAGCACATTCTATTATTGTAAAACCATTGGGAAACCAAAACCATGACTAAAAAAAGCATAACCATTGGCCTTGTTGGCAACCCCAATTGTGGTAAAACAACACTGTTCAATGCTCTCACCGGTGCACGGCAGAAAGTTGCAAACTGGGCTGGTGTTACTGTTGAGCGCCGGGAAGGTTTTTTTCATCATAAGGGATATACCATCAAGGTTGTAGATTTACCTGGTGCATACAGCCTCACTTCATTAAGCATGGAAGAGCTAATAACGCGTAATTTTATTTTATCCGATAAGCCTGATTTCATTGTCAATGTAGTTGATGCAGGCAATTTAGAACGCAACCTATACCTAACCACCCAATTAATTGAGATTGAAGCTCCTGTTATTATTGCTCTGAACATGATTGATGAAGCATATGATAAAGGACTTACCATAAATACAGAAAAGCTAAGCCAGCTTTTTTCAATGCCTGTTGTCCCTACGGTAGGAACTAAAAATATTGGCATTGAACAACTTAAAGATACCATTGTCGATAGTTATGAAAAACAATCGACACACCGTAAAATTGTAATCCCCTATGGTAATGACATAGAACAGGCAGTTCACTCATTACAGATAATTATTGAAAAAAATCCTGTTGATTATCCATCCCGCTGGTTAGCTATAAGCCTGATAGAAGGTGATATTGACGCTGAAAAGAAAATCAGCCATTTGCCCGTTGCTGATGAGATAATCAAAACAACTGTATCTATCCGCAATAAGCTTATTGCAACTTTTAATGACGATATTGAGACAGTATTATCTGACATGCGATATGGATTCATAAGCGGAGCCCTGAAAGAAGCAGTCCGCAAAAAGCCCGTTAAACGGTATGACATAACACAAAAAATAGATTCCATCGTACTAAATAGATACATTGGCTTCCCATTACTCTTTGTCATACTCTTCATTTTATTTCATCTCACATTTATTTTAGGTGAATACCCCAAACAGCTCATTGAATCAGGTGTGCAATGGATGAGCAATCTTTTTGCAAGTATTATCCCGGGCGGACAACTACAAAATCTTATTGTCCAGGGAATTATTGGTGGCGTTGGTAGTGTTATAGTATTTTTGCCAAATATATTAATTTTATTCCTGGGTATAAGCTTCATGGAAGACACCGGATACATGGCACGCTCTGCATTCCTTATGGATAAAATCATGCACAGCTTGGGATTACACGGAAAATCTTTTATTCCGCTGGTGATGGGTTTTGGATGTAATGTGCCTGCAATTATGGCAACAAGAACGCTAGAAAATAAAAGAGACCGAATACTAACAGTGCTTATTAATCCATTTATGAGCTGTTCAGCCAGGCTCCCCGTGTATATTCTTTTTGCTGGGACCTTTTTCCCCCAACATGCCGGTATCATAATTCT contains:
- the bamE gene encoding outer membrane protein assembly factor BamE → MKRALGVMAVVAIAFIFIAADKTPSADELIDQLGARHSKVFCKYGVPIKMHIDRGPTKEEDYIIFDYLQFGFVFHREMIRQVLFYPEWKGGKIRNINIGMTKDQVLKIMGTPEEEVPLNDGRTRITYLEPDKYFDVILSTSNVVTMVRFEVK
- a CDS encoding metal-dependent transcriptional regulator, with the translated sequence MKMRRRQGNPFNVSDYTNTSGDIPLSPNMEDYMENISMLLKEHDVVRVKDIAKKLNIKMPSVTAALQKLKEKGLVDYEKYGHVQLTDKGKEVANTIYEKHSFLTEFFKDILSMDTHEAEQQACKLEHHLSNDASNRMQRFVEFYKQEQLDGQQWITRLDSVLEEKRLSELKEGEKAEIIRILGSGPLKKRLLEMGFRKGEIIHVIKYAPLKDPIEISIKDFLLSIRVEEAHSIIVKPLGNQNHD
- the feoB gene encoding ferrous iron transport protein B, with product MTKKSITIGLVGNPNCGKTTLFNALTGARQKVANWAGVTVERREGFFHHKGYTIKVVDLPGAYSLTSLSMEELITRNFILSDKPDFIVNVVDAGNLERNLYLTTQLIEIEAPVIIALNMIDEAYDKGLTINTEKLSQLFSMPVVPTVGTKNIGIEQLKDTIVDSYEKQSTHRKIVIPYGNDIEQAVHSLQIIIEKNPVDYPSRWLAISLIEGDIDAEKKISHLPVADEIIKTTVSIRNKLIATFNDDIETVLSDMRYGFISGALKEAVRKKPVKRYDITQKIDSIVLNRYIGFPLLFVILFILFHLTFILGEYPKQLIESGVQWMSNLFASIIPGGQLQNLIVQGIIGGVGSVIVFLPNILILFLGISFMEDTGYMARSAFLMDKIMHSLGLHGKSFIPLVMGFGCNVPAIMATRTLENKRDRILTVLINPFMSCSARLPVYILFAGTFFPQHAGIIILFIYALGILLAFISAKLFNNTILKGKSMPFVMELPPYRMPTAKTILIHMWDRASSYLRKMGGIILAFSIIIWVLSEYPKPYHIEQEFNNRIQMNKQEFTSSISSLQKQHADPQVIQELNQKYSAILEDLEIQKRQEMIKYTFIGKTGLAIYPLLQPLGFNWQMGVSLTTGFVAKEVVVSTMGVLYHATDDESNQNLSQKLINPRYGISAASALAFMVFVMIYIPCLATVIAIAREIGTRWAVFSIVYQVFVAWLVSFAVYHAARLII